A genomic segment from Nematostella vectensis chromosome 6, jaNemVect1.1, whole genome shotgun sequence encodes:
- the LOC5515071 gene encoding octopamine receptor beta-1R has translation MTFRPRGEVTLRLCHQRMSENRSSYDPVWQNNPTDVWFWAVRTILLVVSLLGNGLVVVLIVKRSRLHTSPNWIICSLAIADLLVTVAIGTTEMLCTLNYCTFSCNWWILNVFYDMAVIASVFNLCALTYDRFLAIVHPLKYQLVMTRTRVFILLLFAWGTAIAAPLPSFASHLLGDYKSYRAFQILFLFFCEFLPSVLLLVAYVTMANIARRQVVRIERYRKALKFNNLHRCSVTKAPFRVQKINSNVQIIGILVFIFNLCFLLAVYKGVINYVFFKPVSPAVISITRILYHFNSAANGLVYAIFKTEYKQEIKRLLGVWSGAKCKPWMSCAV, from the coding sequence ATGACATTTCGGCCGAGAGGGGAAGTAACATTGCGACTTTGTCACCAAAGAATGTCAGAAAACCGAAGCTCGTATGACCCTGTTTGGCAAAACAACCCTACTGATGTGTGGTTTTGGGCTGTCCGTACCATCCTGTTAGTAGTGTCTTTGCTTGGGAATGGGCTTGTCGTTGTCCTTATCGTAAAACGCTCAAGATTGCACACCTCGCCTAACTGGATAATCTGCTCCCTTGCCATCGCGGATCTCTTAGTGACCGTGGCCATCGGAACAACCGAGATGTTATGCACGCTAAACTATTGTACATTCAGTTGCAACTGGTGGATCTTGAATGTATTTTACGACATGGCGGTCATCGCTTCTGTGTTTAATCTCTGTGCGCTGACCTATGATCGCTTTTTGGCCATAGTTCATCCCCTGAAATATCAACTAGTGATGACGAGGACGCGAGTTTTTATCCTGCTTTTATTTGCATGGGGAACAGCCATCGCTGCGCCGCTCCCATCTTTTGCTAGTCATCTCCTTGGAGACTACAAATCCTATCGTGCCTTCCAAAtcctttttctatttttctgcGAGTTTTTGCCATCTGTTTTGCTACTCGTAGCTTACGTTACCATGGCGAACATCGCTCGTCGTCAGGTTGTACGAATTGAACGCTACAGAAAAGCCTTAAAGTTTAACAATCTACATAGATGCTCCGTCACAAAGGCTCCCTTTCGGGTGCAAAAAATCAACTCCAATGTTCAAATCATTGGTattcttgtttttatcttCAATTTGTGTTTTCTGCTTGCAGTCTACAAAGGAGTTATCAATTATGTGTTTTTCAAGCCTGTTTCACCTGCTGTTATTTCAATTACGAGAATTCTTTATCATTTTAATTCAGCTGCAAATGGATTAGTTTATGCAATTTTCAAAACCGAGTATAAGCAGGAAATAAAACGGCTCCTTGGAGTATGGAGCGGCGCTAAATGCAAACCATGGATGTCATGCGCAGTTTAA
- the LOC5515070 gene encoding trace amine-associated receptor 4 — protein MKKSCLFYTYDSANFTEKSSLIVLIILNSVTMAATSILNLLIMMAIRRSPALHSPSKILLFSLATSDFLVGIALQPMYTLHLMSMVRDWPSLYCIFSSVRRPLGLCLCAVSTFTITSISIDRCLAVRLKMDYPITVTFKRVVSFIVFAWIVAICLTVLLLIMAVEGNPENMYIVVFVALFTCVLVIIVSYTLAYLALRRTVTHAQDNSPSEAPRPSRLASPAQRHHSFSVSKYKRSFATMLYVVVFTVLCYVPFGLVSVLNDRVDLPLHQWIVVINASELCVVLNSALNPVLYLWRMRELRSAVVRTTRRIFGATRVVYNTNNTTPDVIHGRAQNEPVRLRCLSRDRYLEGREKVQSLGATNDVSTAQHPVEAAC, from the coding sequence ATGAAAAAGTCGTGTTTGTTTTACACGTACGACTCTGCTAACTTCACGGAAAAAAGCTCGCTGATAGTGCTTATCATTCTGAACTCCGTGACTATGGCGGCAACGAGTATCCTCAACCTGCTCATCATGATGGCAATACGCCGCTCGCCCGCGCTGCACTCGCCCTCAAAAATCCTTTTGTTCAGCCTCGCGACGTCGGATTTCCTAGTAGGCATCGCCCTACAGCCGATGTACACCCTTCACTTGATGTCTATGGTGAGAGACTGGCCAAGTCTATACTGCATCTTCTCTTCAGTGCGTCGCCCGCTCGGGCTTTGCCTCTGCGCTGTATCGACGTTTACCATAACTTCTATCAGTATCGACCGCTGCCTTGCTGTGAGACTTAAGATGGATTACCCAATAACAGTGACTTTCAAGAGAGTtgtgtcttttattgtgttcGCATGGATTGTGGCGATATGTCTAACTGTTTTGCTGTTAATCATGGCAGTGGAAGGAAATCCTGAAAATATGTATATCGTTGTCTTTGTCGCGTTATTCACCTGTGTGCTGGTTATTATTGTGTCATATACACTGGCTTACCTCGCCCTGCGTAGAACAGTCACGCATGCGCAGGATAACTCACCCTCCGAAGCCCCAAGGCCCTCGAGACTCGCTTCCCCTGCTCAAAGACATCACTCTTTTAGTGTTTCCAAGTACAAAAGATCCTTCGCCACCATGCTGTATGTTGTAGTCTTCACCGTTCTCTGCTACGTACCGTTCGGGCTTGTGTCTGTGTTGAACGACCGTGTGGATCTGCCGCTACACCAATGGATTGTGGTCATAAACGCATCCGAGCTTTGCGTCGTGCTGAACTCTGCACTAAATCCGGTATTGTACCTATGGCGCATGCGTGAGCTGAGATCTGCCGTAGTCCGCACTACAAGGCGTATATTCGGCGCCACGAGGGTTGTATATAATACAAACAATACTACGCCAGACGTTATTCATGGTAGAGCGCAAAATGAGCCAGTCCGTCTGAGATGTTTGTCGAGAGATCGATACTTAGAAGGGAGGGAAAAGGTCCAATCGCTAGGGGCTACCAATGATGTTAGTACTGCTCAGCACCCAGTCGAGGCTGCCTGTTAA